From a region of the Calliphora vicina chromosome 4, idCalVici1.1, whole genome shotgun sequence genome:
- the yl gene encoding vitellogenin receptor Yl, with product MSHAAFVQIFSVLLLAQNHVAQAARCNLDQFTCKDGKCILQTKLCDGRLDCSDNSDEIDCDLKMCRKPDWFQCSLPHGPCLSSDLICNGIENCPGGEDELDCVENERGSSKDFGIGGWHSSQRNCSQYEFTCQSDRSCIPLNFMCDGKKDCHDGSDETTGCVKAQANCQGFFCQNNRCLESKKWLCDGIDDCGDGSDEMNCAENCTPEMGKFLCRNNITCLPLDKACDGTPDCPDRTDESFRCTASNNCKNKTCPPASKCQMMPQSGPECICPKGYKHSLLEDVCVDIDECLEQYGVCSQTCVNAPGTYRCTCDEGYGLREDNRTCEAIGEEALLLYTTQVTVMGVNLRSKRVYTVAKNLSKVIGVSYNGEHIYWTNIQNEGESIVKANPDGSQQEILLTSGLDAPEDLAVDWLTGNIYFSDNVMRHIAVCSNDGHFCTVLVTDDVHQPRGVALWPQRSQIFWTDWGINPMIARASMDGTNSMRLVTEKIHWPNGIALDMYNDRIYWVDAKMATIESVRTDGTDRRMVLEEILKHPYGLAIFEDHIYWSDWGTKSIHACNKFTGKDHKVITKDRTIYAVHIYHSSKQKKTSHACERTRCSHLCLLAENNKYSCACPDGMQLGPDQLRCMKTHKKQRLFLGVRGNLLEMEHTTFGRHTITTTHKLDMFIHQMAYNSVNNTVFVADNFQKVICEVDLQSNTVRTLVKGNLGNVTALAFDHLSYNLYWSDSERHVVEVLSLQTKHRAIVSFFSGVEAPIGLALIPEDGTMFIALKARYVHIDQKSLSGMGEHSHVFEDELGDDDIKFVTDFETNTLYWADSDLGRISFSDYRNLHAYTFRGRLKRPYSIAIVDEDLFWTELRSNTIHWTHKSNMGPLKRFDIEVNRELYSTHSLPTHIPLTASTPAQSAEHPCQHWNGGCSHVCVTLGKFVAGCLCPAGLVFRDATNHTCIEALDCEFRCRSGECLTLSRKCNNRKDCPDGSDEEGCDVDKKQKPKVVCPVGKFMCHNGEQCLDADRRCDGKKQCHDGSDEEHCEHFDKSKNCHRHQHVCDNGNCVDFSVMCDGVNDCGDNSDEENCKLARAKDAGMRPVCGKDMFQCNSGTCIAKSWECDGKIDCSDSSDEHDKCGIKDCPKDMHRCLLGQCIDKRLVCDGHNDCGDFSDELNCDMVTGKKRKMYCGDELNPMYECPSDPNVCLELSAKCNGTAECPRGEDEADCGNMCSIYEFRCKSSKECIRSEFRCDNEKDCSDGSDEENCERHGAWNASVGIQTHEKPCGPKMWDCRDGECVDESRVCDGFEDCDTGADEGPLCKTACKPMGGKAPCENKCKATPAGAVCSCFSGYKLDTDHRSCVDINECEELDPCAQICENKHGSYRCSCYPDFMMRPDKATCKSIESERSLLFSTYDEVRSMTEQPIILRVAWKANDTKINGFDVNVRLRKAYFTTDNENILYKVDADTAEVKAALELPMPGKVAVDWITDNVYVISRNQVYEIKVCSFAAKMCGTILKVKPREIIKALTVDAYNRRLFFVVVQTQTFGSHRSRIATANLDGSKREYMLTKEMSFITTLACDPYKKMLYYTDLHQKTLQGISYRSGSRGSPITLLQKGNVIMHPSGLTWYENQVFIVNLGAKEAIRCYLYGSRECKAFNLNILNAEDILIDGASRQPLNRNPCNMAKCRGMCVQTEFSYECMCGDSIVSESKYCDTNNEITSSALLIHRETPSNDDQGSSHITAVVWSLITFLILLLCGLGYFYYRRKQQGQRDFIRNLHFQNPLASFIPQHGSKTGTLDSGLTTTGTGSSSGTTAASFEVEREKLHIGSSIQRFLRGSTSPHGSEILLETAKPHEIHEVVMEKQQQRPAASLIPNLLVEDAEHDNTLTIGDYDDDARARLVP from the exons ATGTCACACGCGGCATTTGTACAAATCTTTTCGGTGTTATTACTGGCCCAAAACCATGTAGCCCAGGCGGCACGTTGTAATCTGGACCAATTCACCTGCAAAGATGGCAAGTGCATACTGCAAACCAAATTATGTGATGGCCGTTTAGATTGTTCGGATAATTCAGATGAAATCGATTGTG ATTTAAAAATGTGCCGTAAACCCGACTGGTTTCAATGTTCTCTACCACATGGTCCCTGTCTTTCGTCTGATTTAATTTGCAACGGCATTGAAAATTGTCCCGGCGGTGAGGATGAACTGGACTGTGTTGAGAACGAGCGAGGCTCATCGAAAGATTTCGGTATCGGAGGCTGGCATTCTTCGCAGCGTAATTGCAGTCAATATGAATTCACTTGTCAATCGGATCGCTCCTGCATACCGCTGAATTTTATGTGTGACGGCAAGAAAGACTGTCATGATGGTTCCGATGAAACAACTGGTTGCGTTAAGGCCCAGGCTAATTGTCAGGGTTTCTTTTGTCAAAATAATCGTTGCTTGGAAAGCAAGAAATGGTTGTGTGATGGCATTGATGATTGTGGTGATGGCAGTGATGAGATGAATTGTG CTGAAAATTGTACCCCAGAAATGGGCAAATTTTTATGTCGCAACAACATCACCTGTCTGCCACTCGATAAAGCTTGCGATGGCACCCCCGATTGTCCCGACCGCACCGATGAATCCTTTCGCTGTACAGCATCCAATAACTGTAAGAATAAAACTTGTCCGCCAGCCTCAAAATGTCAAATGATGCCACAATCGGGACCCGAATGTATCTGTCCCAAAGGCTACAAACATTCGCTGCTCGAAGATGTTTGCGTGGACATTGACGAGTGTTTGGAACAATATGGGGTTTGTAGTCAGACTTGTGTTAATGCTCCTGGAACATATAGATGTACTTGCGATGAGGGCTATGGTCTAAGGGAAGATAATCGCACTTGTGAGGCTATTGGTGAAGAAGCTTTGCTCTTGTATACAACTCAGGTGACGGTGATGGGCGTTAATCTGAGATCGAAGAGAGTGTATACAGTGGCTAAGAATCTGTCAAAGGTAATTGGTGTGTCCTATAATGGGGAGCATATCTATTGGACGAATATACAAAATGAAGGTGAAAGTATTGTTAAGGCAAATCCGGATGGTTCACAGCAGGAAATTTTGCTAACATCTGGTTTAGATGCTCCCGAAGATTTGGCAGTAGATTGGCTAACTG GCAACATTTACTTTTCGGATAATGTTATGCGTCATATAGCCGTTTGCTCAAATGATGGCCACTTTTGTACAGTTTTAGTTACCGATGATGTTCATCAGCCTCGTGGTGTAGCTTTGTGGCCTCAGCGTTCCCAAATATTTTGGACTGATTGGGGCATAAATCCCATGATTGCTCGTGCTTCTATGGATGGCACTAATTCGATGCGTTTGGTCACCGAAAAGATTCACTGGCCCAATGGTATAGCTTTGGATATGTACAATGATCGCATTTATTGGGTTGATGCCAAAATGGCCACCATTGAAAGTGTACGCACTGATGGCACAGATCGCCGCATGGTTTTGGAAGAAATCCTTAAACATCCTTATGGCTTGGCCATATTTGAAGATCATATTTATTGGTCCGACTGGGGCACCAAAAGTATTCATGCTTGCAACAAATTCACCGGCAAAGATCACAAAGTCATTACCAAAGATCGCACTATATATGCTGTGCATATTTATCATTCGTCCAAGCAAAAGAAAACCTCTCATGCCTGCGAGAGAACACGTTGCTCTCACTTGTGCTTGCTGGCTGAGAATAATAAATATTCGTGTGCTTGTCCCGATGGCATGCAACTGGGTCCGGATCAGTTGCGTTGCATGAAGACCCATAAGAAACAGCGGCTATTTTTGGGCGTAAGAGGTAATTTACTGGAAATGGAGCATACCACATTTGGACGTCATACCATAACCACCACTCACAAACTGGATATGTTTATACACCAAATGGCCTATAATAGTGTTAATAATACGGTATTTGTGGCCGACAATTTCCAAAAGGTGATTTGTGAGGTGGACCTGCAGAGTAATACGGTGAGGACATTGGTAAAGGGTAATTTGGGAAATGTTACAGCTTTGGCATTTG atCATTTATCCTACAATTTATATTGGAGTGATTCGGAAAGACATGTAGTCGAGGTTTTATCTCTACAAACAAAACACCGGGCTATTGTTTCTTTCTTTTCTGGCGTGGAAGCACCTATTGGTTTGGCTCTAATACCAGAGGATGG CACCATGTTTATTGCCTTGAAAGCCCGCTATGTGCACATCGATCAGAAATCTTTGAGCGGCATGGGCGAACACTCTCACGTTTTTGAGGATGAGTTGGGCGATGATGACATCAAATTTGTGACCGATTTCGAGACAAACACTTTATACTGGGCTGACAGCGATTTGGGTCGCATATCGTTTTCAGACTATCGCAATTTACATGCCTATACTTTTCGAGGCCGCCTAAAGAGACCCTATTCCATAGCCATAGTGGATGAGGATCTGTTCTGGACCGAACTCAGATCGAATACGATACATTGGACGCATAAGAGTAACATGGGTCCCCTAAAACGTTTCGATATAGAGGTAAATCGAGAACTTTACTCAACACATTCTCTACCCACGCATATTCCTTTGACGGCCAGTACACCCGCGCAATCAGCTGAACATCCCTGTCAACACTGGAATGGTGGTTGTTCTCATGTTTGTGTGACTTTGGGTAAATTTGTGGCGGGCTGTCTTTGCCCAGCTGGTTTGGTATTTAGAGATGCCACAAATCATACCTGCATAGAGGCTTTAGATTGTGAATTCCGCTGTCGTTCGGGTGAATGTTTGACTTTGTCACGCAAATGTAACAATCGCAAGGATTGTCCGGATGGTTCGGATGAGGAGGGCTGTGATGTGGATAAGAAACAGAAACCTAAAGTTGTGTGTCCGGTGGGAAAATTCATGTGTCATAATGGAGAACAGTGTCTGGATGCTGATCGGCGTTGTGATGGTAAGAAACAATGTCATGACGGCTCCGATGAAGAACATTGTGAACATTTTG aTAAGTCGAAAAATTGTCATCGCCATCAACATGTCTGTGACAATGGCAACTGTGTGGACTTTAGTGTCATGTGTGATGGAGTCAATGATTGCGGTGATAATTCGGATGAGGAGAATTGTAAATTGGCTAGAGCTAAAGATGCCGGCATGCGTCCAGTCTGTGGCAAAGATATGTTTCAGTGTAATAGTGGCACTTGCATTGCCAAAAGCTGGGAATGTGATGGCAAAATCGATTGTTCCGATAGCTCAGATGAACATGATAAATGTG GCATTAAAGATTGTCCCAAAGACATGCATAGATGCTTACTTGGCCAGTGCATCGATAAACGTTTAGTTTGTGATGGTCATAATGATTGTGGTGACTTTTCCGATGAGCTCAACTGCGATATGGTTACCGGCAAAAAGCGTAAAATGTACTGTGGTGATGAGCTAAATCCCATGTATGAATGCCCTAGCGATCCCAATGTATGTCTGGAACTTTCCGCCAAATGTAATGGCACGGCCGAGTGCCCACGTGGAGAAGATGAAGCCGACTGTGGCAACATGTGCAGCATCTATGAGTTTCGCTGTAAGTCAAGTAAAGAATGCATACGCTCTGAATTTCGCTGTGACAATGAAAAAGATTGTTCGGATGGTTCGGATGAGGAGAATTGCGAGAGACATGGCGCCTGGAATGCTTCGGTGGGCATACAGACACATGAGAAACCCTGTGGTCCCAAAATGTGGGATTGTCGAGATGGTGAGTGCGTGGATGAATCTCGGGTATGTGATGGTTTCGAGGATTGTGATACGGGAGCCGATGAGGGGCCTTTGTGTAAAACTGCCTGCAAACCTATGGGCGGAAAAGCTCCCTGTGAAAATAAATGCAAAGCAACGCCAGCTGGTGCTGTTTGTTCCTGTTTTAGTGGCTACAAATTAGATACGGATCATCGTTCTTGTGTTGATATCAATGAATGCGAAGAACTAGATCCCTGTGCTCAAATATGTGAGAATAAGCATGGTTCGTATAGATGTTCCTGTTATCCAGACTTTATGATGCGTCCTGATAAGGCCACTTGTAAATCAATTGAAAGTGAAAGGTCTCTATTATTCTCCACTTATGATGAGGTGCGCAGCATGACCGAACAGCCCATAATACTGAGAGTTGCCTGGAAGGCAAATGATACCAAGATAAATGGTTTCGATGTAAATGTTAGACTACGTAAAGCTTACTTTACCACAGACAATGAGAATATTCTATACAAGGTGGATGCGGATACTGCTGAGGTAAAAGCTGCCTTGGAGCTGCCTATGCCAGGAAAAGTGGCTGTAGATTGGATAACTg ATAACGTCTATGTCATAAGCCGCAATCAAGTGTACGAGATCAAAGTATGTTCGTTTGCGGCCAAAATGTGTGGCACTATATTGAAAGTTAAACCTCGCGAAATTATCAAAGCTCTCACAGTGGACGCTTACAATAGACGTTTATTTTTTGTGGTGGTGCAAACCCAAACATTTGGCAGCCACAGGTCACGCATAGCCACAGCCAATTTGGATGGCAGTAAACGTGAGTACATGCTAACCAAAGAAATGAGTTTCATTACCACCTTAGCCTGTGATCCCTACAAGAAAATGCTCTACTACACCGATTTGCATCAGAAGACCTTGCAGGGCATTAGCTATCGTTCGGGATCCAGAGGTAGCCCCATTACATTGCTACAGAAAGGAAACGTCATTATGCATCCCTCCGGCTTAACCTGGTACGAGAATCAAGTGTTTATTGTTAATCTGGGAGCCAAAGAGGCCATACGCTGTTACCTATATGGCTCAAGGGAATGTAAAGCCTTTAACTTGAATATTCTCAATGCTGAGGATATACTTATAGATGGTGCTTCGCGTCAACCCCTAAATCGAAATCCCTGCAACATGGCCAAATGTCGTGGCATGTGCGTTCAAACTGAGTTTAGCTATGAATGTATGTGTGGCGATTCCATAGTCAGTGAATCGAAATACTGTGATACCAACAATGAGATCACCTCCTCAGCATTGCTGATACATcgtgaaacaccctcaaatgaTGATCAGGGATCATCCCATATAACAGCTGTGGTTTGGTCGCTGATTACCTTCCTGATACTGCTCCTTTGCGGCTTGGGGTATTTTTATTATCGTCGCAAACAGCAGGGACAACGTGATTTCATTCGTAACCTGCATTTCCAGAATCCATTGGCATCATTTATACCACAGCACGGCAGCAAAACAGGCACCCTGGACAGTGGACTCACCACCACCGGAACGGGCAGCTCATCGGGCACCACGGCAGCCTCGTTCGAGGTCGAACGGGAGAAGTTACACATTGGCTCATCGATTCAGAGATTTCTGCGCGGCTCTACGTCACCGCATGGCTCGGAAATTTTACTGGAAACCGCCAAG CCCCACGAGATACATGAAGTGGTCATggagaaacaacaacaacgaccaGCAGCATCGCTCATACCAAATTTGTTGGTGGAAGATGCCGAACACGATAACACCCTCACAATTGGAGATTATGATGATGATGCGAGAGCCCGGCTTGTACCCTAG